The Kribbella sp. HUAS MG21 genome includes the window GAAGCTGGCGTCATCGCCTGGATGAATGAGGGTAGATCAGCCGGCGGGACGCGGGTTCGGACTGCAATCTTCACCGCTAAACTAGTGCGGTCCTCAGCTGCTTCCAAGCCGGGGTCCCCTCGGCGTGTGGGCTCACTTTGACCCACGCGTACCGACGCCGGTATTCTGGGCTGCTGTTGTGCGTTCCAGGTCCGGTACCGACACCGTCGGGTCGGCTGACCGCTCGCCGACATCCAGTTTTGTTCACCTCTGAGAAACGAAGGTCAACGACCGTGCGCACGTACAGCCCGAAGCCTGCTGACGTCACCCGTGAGTGGCACGTGATCGACGCCACCGACGTCACGCTCGGTCGGCTCGCCGTCCAGATCGCCACCCTGCTGCGCGGCAAGCACAAGCCGACGTTCGCTCCGCACGTGGACGGCGGGGACTTCGTCGTCGTCGTCAACGCCTCCAAGGTGGCGCTGTCCGGCACCAAGCGGACCGACAAGCTGGCGTACCGCCACTCGGGGCACCCGGGTGGTCTGACCGCGACGCCGATCGGCGAGATCCTCGAGAAGGACCCGCGCAAGGCCGTCGAGAAGGCCGTCTGGGGCATGCTCCCGAAGAACCGCCTGAGCCGGAAGCTGCTGACCAAGCTGAAGGTGTACGCCGGTCCGGAGCACCCGCACACGGCCCAGCAGCCGAAGCCGTTCGAGATCACCCAGATCGCCCAGTAAGCGATCGACGAACCAGGTAAACGAGGATTCACAGCGTGAGCGACATCACCACCGAGACCGAAGAGTTCGACCCCGAGGTCCCCATCGACAGCGAGGGCCCGGTCGCCTACACCTCCGAGACCAACCCGGCTCCGGAGCAGCGCGCCGAGACGGGTCGGGTCGCGGTCATCAACCCGGCCGGCGCCACTGGTCGCCGCAAGGAGGCCGTCGCCCGCGTCCGGATCGTCCCGGGCACCGGCAAGTGGAAGATCAACGGGAAGGACCTCGACGTCTACTTCCCGAACAAGGTCCACCAGCAGCACGTGAACGAGCCGTTCGTCGTCGCGGGCCTCGAGGGCTCGTACGACGTGATCGCCCGGATCAACGGCGGCGGCATCACCGGCCAGGCCGGTGCGCTGCAGCTCGGCGTGGCCCGCTGCCTGAACGCGGCGGACCTCGAGGCCAACCGCCCGGGCCTGAAGAAGGCCGGTCTGCTCACCCGCGACGCGCGGATCAAGGAGCGCAAGAAGGCCGGTCTCAAGAAGGCCCGTAAGGCGCCTCAGTACAGCAAGCGCTGATCATCTGATGGGGCGTTTGTTCGGCACGGACGGAGTCCGTGGCCTGGCGAACGTGGACCTGACCGCGGAGCTGGCGCTCGACCTCTCGGTCGCGGCAGCTCACGTACTCGGCGAGGCCGGTGCCTTCGAAGGGCACCGGCCGCGCGCCGTTGTGGGCCGGGATCCGCGTGCCAGTGGTGAGTTCCTGGAAGCCGCCGTGGTGGCGGGTCTGGCCAGCGCCGGCGTCGACGTCGTCCGGCTCGGCGTCCTGCCGACCCCGGCCGTCGCGTACCTGACCGGCTCGACCGGCGCCGACCTGGGCGTGATGCTGTCCGCCAGCCACAACCCGATGCCGGACAACGGCATCAAGTTCCTGGCCCGCGGCGGGATCAAGCTCGACGACCGGATCGAGGACGCCATCGAAGCCCGGATGGGCGAGGAGTGGCAGCGTCCGACCGGCGCGGGTGTCGGCCGGGTGACCGACGACGGGCAAGGCTTCGAGACCTACGTCTCGCACCTGGTCCGCTCGGCGCCGAACCGGTTCGACGGCCTGAAGGTCGTCATCGACTGCGCGAACGGCGCCGCGTCCCAGACCGCGCCGGAGGCGCTGCGCCGGCTGGGCGCCGAGGTGATCACGGTCGCCGCCGACCCGGACGGCCTGAACATCAACCTGAACTGCGGCTCGACGCACATCGAGGGCCTGCAGCGCGAGGTCGTCGGCCACCGCGCCGACGTCGGCATCGCGCTCGACGGCGACGCGGACCGCTGCCTGGCGGTGGACGCGAACGGCGAACTCGTCGACGGCGACCAGATCCTCGCGGTGCTCGCGCTGGCGATGCGCGACAGCGGCCGGCTGTCGAACGACACCGTCGTCGCGACCGTGATGAGCAACCTGGGCTTCGTGCAGGCGATGGTCCGGGAGCGGATCGCGGTCGAGCAGACCAAGGTCGGCGACCGGTACGTGCTGGAGGCGATGAAGGCCGGCGGCCACAAGCTCGGCGGTGAGCAGTCCGGGCACGTGATCCTGTCCGACCACGCCACCACCGGCGACGGCACGCTGACCGCGGTCATGCTGCTCGCCCGGGTCGCCCAGACCGGCAAGACCCTGGCCGACCTGGCCGGCGCGATGACCCGGCTCCCGCAGGTCCTGGTCAACGTGAAGAACGTGGACAAGTCCCGCGCCGGCAGCGACCCGGCGGTCCAGTCCGCGGTCGCCGAAGCCACCACCCGGCTCGGCGACTCGGGCCGCGTCCTGCTCCGCCCGTCCGGCACCGAGCCGCTCGTCCGGGTGATGGTCGAGGCCGAGTCCTCCGACACCGCCCACGAGATCGCCCACTCGCTCGCCGACGTGGTCGCGTCCTCGCTGAAGCTCTGAAGTCCTGACATCGCGTACGCCGGAGACAGCACGTCTCCGGCGTACTCGCGTTTACGGGCGGAGTTCCGCCAGCCGACGCTCGGGGGCGGGCGCTGCCTCGGCGAGCAGCTGCGTGTACTCGTGCTGGGGGTTGAGGATCACGTCGTCGGCGGGGCCGTGTTCGACGACCGCGCCGCGGTACAGGACCATGATCTCGTCGCTGAAGTGGCGGGCGGTCGCCAGGTCGTGGGTGATGTAGAGGACGCCCAGGTTCTCCTCGCGCTGCAGCGTCGCCAGCAGGTTGAGGACGCCGAGGCGGATCGACACGTCGAGCATCGACACCGGCTCGTCCGCGACCAGGATCGCCGGCTCCGGGGCGAGCGCCCGGGCGATCGCGACCCGCTGCCGCTGGCCGCCGGACAGCTCGTGCGGCTTGCGGTGCGCGAAGTCCTCGTCCAGCCGGACCCGGCGGAGCAGCGACGTCACACGTTTTCCGACCTGCTCGCGCGTGAGCCCCGGGTGGTGCAGCTGCACCGGCCGCGCCAGGTGGTGCCCGATCGTGTGGTACGGGTTCAACGACGCGAACGGGTCCTGGAACACCATCTGGACGGCCTTCCGGTACGTCGCCGCGCGCGCACCGCGGTACTGCATC containing:
- the rplM gene encoding 50S ribosomal protein L13, encoding MRTYSPKPADVTREWHVIDATDVTLGRLAVQIATLLRGKHKPTFAPHVDGGDFVVVVNASKVALSGTKRTDKLAYRHSGHPGGLTATPIGEILEKDPRKAVEKAVWGMLPKNRLSRKLLTKLKVYAGPEHPHTAQQPKPFEITQIAQ
- the rpsI gene encoding 30S ribosomal protein S9, producing the protein MSDITTETEEFDPEVPIDSEGPVAYTSETNPAPEQRAETGRVAVINPAGATGRRKEAVARVRIVPGTGKWKINGKDLDVYFPNKVHQQHVNEPFVVAGLEGSYDVIARINGGGITGQAGALQLGVARCLNAADLEANRPGLKKAGLLTRDARIKERKKAGLKKARKAPQYSKR
- the glmM gene encoding phosphoglucosamine mutase: MGRLFGTDGVRGLANVDLTAELALDLSVAAAHVLGEAGAFEGHRPRAVVGRDPRASGEFLEAAVVAGLASAGVDVVRLGVLPTPAVAYLTGSTGADLGVMLSASHNPMPDNGIKFLARGGIKLDDRIEDAIEARMGEEWQRPTGAGVGRVTDDGQGFETYVSHLVRSAPNRFDGLKVVIDCANGAASQTAPEALRRLGAEVITVAADPDGLNINLNCGSTHIEGLQREVVGHRADVGIALDGDADRCLAVDANGELVDGDQILAVLALAMRDSGRLSNDTVVATVMSNLGFVQAMVRERIAVEQTKVGDRYVLEAMKAGGHKLGGEQSGHVILSDHATTGDGTLTAVMLLARVAQTGKTLADLAGAMTRLPQVLVNVKNVDKSRAGSDPAVQSAVAEATTRLGDSGRVLLRPSGTEPLVRVMVEAESSDTAHEIAHSLADVVASSLKL
- a CDS encoding ATP-binding cassette domain-containing protein: MSVLELRDVVKEYRLRNGLRTTKLRAVDHVSFELTPGRTIALVGQSGSGKSTIAKLLLQLERPTFGAILVDGEPMQYRGARAATYRKAVQMVFQDPFASLNPYHTIGHHLARPVQLHHPGLTREQVGKRVTSLLRRVRLDEDFAHRKPHELSGGQRQRVAIARALAPEPAILVADEPVSMLDVSIRLGVLNLLATLQREENLGVLYITHDLATARHFSDEIMVLYRGAVVEHGPADDVILNPQHEYTQLLAEAAPAPERRLAELRP